A genome region from Candidatus Manganitrophus noduliformans includes the following:
- a CDS encoding DUF2169 family type VI secretion system accessory protein — protein MLQLKNTTPFQAGMALFPNEQGIDTLYITLKATFEIGKGLAVAAEQRPVVLADEYWGEPGVSSLKYASEAHLAKPATDVILVGEACAPDQRPISQIDVTVAVADRRKTVRVFGDRIWEGGLVGLRMTSPTPFERVPLIYERAFGGVHQAEGVALFEARNPVGCGFVGKKRKKEIEGMKIPNLEDPADLIGKPGDQPPPAGFGSISPAWEPRKSFVGTYDEAWQKKRAPFLPNDFNPRFFNMAHPDLVCKGYLKGGEPVEVVNASPNGPLRLKLPTCWVEASVQVMGKLEKPPLYLETVLIEPSASALCMTWRAALVCGKKAMKVEQVELLLQSLDVKGKAA, from the coding sequence ATGCTTCAACTCAAAAACACCACGCCATTTCAAGCCGGGATGGCGCTCTTTCCGAATGAACAGGGAATCGACACCCTCTACATCACACTGAAGGCGACCTTTGAAATCGGGAAGGGGCTGGCCGTCGCGGCCGAGCAGCGGCCGGTGGTGCTGGCCGATGAATATTGGGGAGAGCCCGGCGTATCTAGCCTAAAGTATGCTTCGGAAGCGCACCTGGCCAAACCCGCCACCGATGTCATCTTGGTCGGAGAGGCCTGCGCCCCCGACCAACGCCCTATCTCGCAAATCGATGTGACGGTCGCCGTCGCCGATCGGAGGAAGACGGTCCGCGTTTTCGGGGACCGGATCTGGGAGGGGGGTCTGGTGGGCCTTCGAATGACGTCGCCGACGCCGTTCGAGAGGGTGCCGCTGATCTATGAGCGGGCCTTCGGCGGAGTTCACCAGGCGGAAGGGGTTGCATTGTTCGAGGCCCGCAACCCGGTCGGCTGCGGGTTCGTCGGGAAAAAAAGGAAAAAAGAGATCGAGGGAATGAAGATTCCGAACCTGGAGGACCCGGCCGATCTGATCGGGAAACCGGGCGATCAACCGCCGCCCGCCGGCTTCGGTTCGATCTCCCCCGCCTGGGAGCCGCGGAAGTCTTTTGTAGGGACCTATGATGAAGCCTGGCAGAAGAAACGCGCCCCTTTTCTTCCGAATGATTTCAATCCGCGCTTCTTCAACATGGCCCATCCCGACCTGGTTTGCAAAGGTTACCTGAAGGGAGGGGAGCCGGTCGAGGTGGTCAACGCTTCACCGAACGGTCCTCTCAGATTGAAGCTGCCGACCTGTTGGGTTGAGGCTTCCGTGCAGGTGATGGGAAAGCTGGAAAAGCCGCCGCTTTATTTAGAGACGGTTTTAATCGAGCCGAGCGCATCGGCCCTCTGCATGACTTGGCGCGCCGCGCTGGTCTGCGGGAAGAAGGCGATGAAGGTCGAGCAGGTGGAACTGCTCCTTCAGAGTCTGGATGTAAAAGGAAAGGCCGCCTAA
- a CDS encoding type II toxin-antitoxin system HigB family toxin, with the protein MHIITRKRLIEFSKKHPDAQAPLNHWYTIVSKTDYASFAGLRVTFPSADQIDRFTVFNIGGNKYRLIAAIHYNRKKVYIRHVLTHPEYDRGKWRK; encoded by the coding sequence GTGCATATCATTACGCGAAAGAGGCTGATCGAATTTTCCAAGAAACATCCGGATGCGCAAGCTCCACTCAATCACTGGTACACCATCGTCAGCAAGACCGACTACGCTTCTTTTGCCGGCCTGCGGGTTACGTTTCCCTCCGCCGATCAAATCGACCGTTTCACGGTTTTCAACATCGGAGGGAATAAGTATCGATTGATTGCGGCAATCCACTATAACCGGAAAAAAGTTTATATCCGGCACGTGCTCACTCACCCCGAGTACGACCGGGGAAAATGGAGGAAATAA
- the pyk gene encoding pyruvate kinase encodes MIELSGHMTKIVCTIGPASRSEAVLEELMKNGMDVARLNFAHGSLEDHREVIGRIRAIAAKLHRGCMILGDLPGPKIRIGKLQNQPLLLNKEDEISLTTEDVPGTAARIPVGYPKLPQSVSAGRTIYLNDGFIQLQVQEVSGFDVRCKVVIGGELLSYKGLNIPGAKIDLDVITEQDLGFVDFGLREGIDAFSISFVEKAADILKVRAFAKERGESLYVVAKIERVEAIDRIDEILNAADAVMIARGDLGVQIPLEDVPAVQKKLIHKANLMNRPVITATQMLVSMTQNVRPTRAEVSDAANAILDGTDAVMLSEETAVGKYPAEAVAMLAKIAASIERQREEIDALSDLAEYFRKGPGREGISAEETISLNAIETARSLNARYILVPTQNGDAARRLSRFKPGCWILSFCDDEKTRNLLALSFGVLPVLMKREERGDPDAVKRYLIDAGLSQKNDRLILTQRATAGRPDDIDSLRVLTI; translated from the coding sequence ATGATCGAGCTCTCCGGCCATATGACAAAAATCGTCTGCACGATCGGACCCGCTTCCCGCTCGGAAGCCGTTCTGGAGGAATTGATGAAGAACGGGATGGATGTGGCCCGGCTCAATTTCGCCCACGGCAGCCTGGAGGACCACCGGGAGGTGATCGGGCGGATCCGCGCCATCGCGGCGAAGCTGCACCGCGGATGCATGATTCTGGGGGACCTCCCCGGTCCGAAAATCCGGATCGGCAAATTGCAAAACCAGCCGCTCCTATTGAACAAGGAGGACGAGATCAGCCTAACGACGGAGGACGTTCCCGGCACGGCGGCGCGCATCCCGGTCGGCTATCCAAAGCTGCCGCAAAGCGTCTCCGCCGGACGGACGATTTATCTCAACGACGGATTCATCCAGCTGCAGGTTCAGGAGGTCTCGGGTTTCGATGTGCGCTGCAAGGTGGTGATCGGGGGGGAGCTGCTTTCTTATAAGGGGTTGAACATCCCAGGGGCGAAAATCGATCTCGACGTGATCACGGAACAGGACCTCGGCTTCGTCGATTTCGGCTTGAGAGAAGGGATCGATGCTTTCAGCATCTCGTTTGTGGAAAAGGCGGCGGATATTCTCAAGGTCAGGGCGTTTGCGAAGGAAAGGGGGGAATCGCTCTACGTGGTGGCGAAGATCGAGCGGGTCGAGGCGATCGACCGGATCGATGAAATCCTGAATGCGGCGGACGCGGTCATGATCGCCCGGGGAGACCTGGGGGTGCAGATCCCCTTGGAGGATGTTCCCGCCGTTCAGAAAAAGCTGATTCACAAAGCGAACCTGATGAACCGGCCGGTGATCACCGCAACGCAGATGCTCGTCTCGATGACGCAGAACGTCCGGCCGACCCGGGCGGAGGTGTCGGACGCGGCCAACGCCATTCTCGACGGAACCGACGCCGTGATGCTCTCCGAAGAAACCGCTGTCGGCAAATACCCCGCCGAGGCGGTCGCCATGCTGGCCAAAATCGCCGCGTCGATCGAGCGGCAGCGGGAGGAGATCGACGCCCTCTCCGACCTGGCCGAATATTTCAGGAAAGGGCCGGGCCGGGAGGGAATTTCGGCGGAGGAGACGATCAGCCTCAATGCGATCGAAACCGCCCGTTCGTTGAATGCCCGCTACATTCTGGTTCCGACGCAGAACGGCGACGCGGCGCGCCGCCTCTCGCGGTTCAAGCCCGGCTGCTGGATCCTCTCTTTTTGCGACGACGAAAAGACCCGCAACCTTCTGGCGCTCTCCTTCGGGGTTCTTCCCGTTTTGATGAAACGGGAGGAAAGGGGAGATCCCGACGCGGTCAAGCGATATCTGATCGATGCGGGCCTGTCGCAAAAGAACGACCGCCTTATCCTGACGCAGCGGGCGACGGCCGGACGGCCGGACGACATCGACTCTCTCAGAGTCCTGACCATTTGA
- the tssC gene encoding type VI secretion system contractile sheath large subunit produces MEIHMKMGSDGKRKTDVRVADQAGSLRQRFPLKLLVLAELAPRDEQSAPSTIDARRTRVDKETFGAVLQSFVGRVSLTVPNRLGSGPKEWPITLPIGSIKSFHPDAVVEAVPALRDLLEIRQQLVRLRNREISYENFRTELGRLQGGGNLLGRIQSALEAGPAQSSTQRTAPPPAPVRSSTPSGEKESALDSLFDMVEAPVADRSAPESATASTSRLDRFISEVISSGRPGTPADPRAVDAVMKELDEMLGAQLDAILHHPEFQRLEAVWRGVKFLVDRTDFREPIEIDLLHAPKEQLAEIFDRDVFQPESEGTAEAPVSVIIADYIFDRSPRDIELLQDLAEKAEQLQTPLVTAVGPAFLGLESIEELEPLDAAGNLFDQTEYVKWRSLRQGNASRWLAVLFNRFLLRLPYGPEQNRVKRFDFRESVRSDRSFLWGNPAWGLASLLTASFAKTGWCSEVTGARGGGMIEDLPLREVSRRNGEKGQLPLEAPISEAHRIDLAANGILALTCRLNADAVVIPSVPSAHQPERYPDPRETALSAARAAFPYQLVAGRLSQAIGRAAGEIGEGNSPSAIGKIFTKILTEALSVDPDAIEVQAKESEERPDRYDVFITFRPDHAGLSLSAPVGLSLSLRK; encoded by the coding sequence ATGGAGATCCATATGAAAATGGGCTCGGATGGAAAGCGGAAGACCGACGTCCGGGTGGCGGACCAAGCGGGCTCCTTGCGGCAGCGGTTTCCGCTCAAGCTCCTGGTCTTGGCGGAGCTGGCCCCGCGCGATGAGCAATCGGCGCCGTCCACAATCGATGCGCGGCGGACCCGTGTCGATAAAGAGACGTTTGGCGCGGTCCTTCAATCCTTCGTCGGCCGCGTTTCGCTCACTGTCCCCAACCGCCTGGGGAGCGGGCCGAAGGAGTGGCCGATCACCCTTCCGATCGGTTCGATCAAGAGCTTCCATCCCGATGCCGTCGTAGAAGCCGTTCCTGCTTTGAGAGATCTCCTTGAAATTCGCCAACAGTTGGTCCGGCTGCGTAACAGAGAAATTTCATATGAGAACTTCAGGACCGAATTGGGCCGGCTCCAGGGGGGAGGGAACCTCCTGGGGCGAATCCAATCGGCGCTCGAAGCGGGTCCGGCCCAATCGTCCACACAGCGGACTGCGCCCCCCCCTGCTCCCGTCCGAAGTTCCACCCCGTCCGGCGAAAAGGAATCGGCCCTCGATTCTCTCTTTGACATGGTGGAAGCGCCGGTTGCGGATCGGTCTGCACCGGAATCGGCCACGGCTTCGACCTCCCGGCTCGATCGGTTCATTTCCGAGGTCATCTCGTCCGGACGCCCCGGAACGCCGGCCGATCCCCGCGCCGTCGACGCCGTTATGAAGGAGCTGGACGAAATGCTCGGCGCCCAGCTCGACGCGATCCTCCATCATCCCGAGTTCCAGCGGCTGGAAGCGGTTTGGAGGGGGGTCAAGTTTCTCGTCGATCGAACCGACTTTCGAGAGCCGATCGAGATCGATCTGCTCCATGCTCCCAAAGAACAACTCGCGGAGATCTTCGATCGCGACGTTTTTCAACCGGAATCGGAGGGGACCGCCGAAGCGCCCGTTTCGGTGATCATCGCAGACTACATCTTCGATCGATCCCCTCGCGACATCGAGCTGCTCCAGGATCTCGCCGAGAAGGCCGAACAGCTCCAGACGCCGCTGGTCACCGCCGTCGGTCCGGCCTTCCTCGGATTGGAATCGATCGAGGAGTTGGAGCCGCTGGATGCCGCGGGGAATCTGTTCGATCAAACCGAATATGTCAAATGGAGATCGCTTCGGCAGGGAAATGCCTCGCGGTGGCTGGCGGTCCTCTTCAATCGCTTTTTGCTTCGGCTTCCTTATGGGCCGGAGCAGAATCGGGTGAAGCGTTTTGATTTTCGGGAGTCGGTCCGTTCGGATCGGTCGTTTCTCTGGGGAAATCCGGCCTGGGGCCTCGCGAGCCTGCTGACGGCGAGCTTCGCCAAAACCGGCTGGTGCAGCGAAGTCACCGGGGCGCGCGGCGGCGGGATGATCGAAGATCTTCCGTTGCGGGAGGTCTCTCGGCGGAACGGGGAGAAGGGGCAGCTTCCGTTGGAAGCGCCGATCTCGGAAGCGCACCGGATCGATCTGGCGGCGAACGGCATTCTGGCGCTGACCTGCCGCCTCAACGCGGACGCGGTTGTCATCCCTTCCGTGCCGAGCGCGCATCAGCCGGAGCGCTATCCCGACCCAAGAGAAACGGCGCTGAGCGCCGCCCGGGCGGCTTTTCCGTACCAGTTGGTTGCAGGGCGGCTCTCTCAGGCGATCGGCCGCGCGGCCGGGGAGATCGGGGAGGGGAATTCGCCTTCAGCGATCGGAAAGATCTTTACGAAGATATTGACCGAGGCTCTTTCTGTTGATCCGGATGCGATCGAGGTCCAGGCCAAGGAGAGTGAAGAGCGGCCGGACCGGTATGACGTCTTCATCACCTTCCGGCCTGACCACGCCGGGCTGAGTCTCTCTGCTCCGGTCGGGCTAAGCTTATCTCTCCGGAAGTAG
- a CDS encoding DUF4150 domain-containing protein, translating into MPGTVFANSRGVAHKGSGGMSTVFPDVCKTPSPAGPIPIPYPNIGMASNTSGGPSKVKTDGQMPMVKGSKYSMTSGDEAGSAGGVMSSSIKGEAEFMMYSFDVKFEGKNACRMGDPLFHNKKNIMG; encoded by the coding sequence ATGCCGGGCACCGTTTTCGCCAATAGCCGCGGGGTTGCTCACAAAGGAAGCGGGGGAATGAGCACCGTTTTTCCCGATGTTTGCAAGACCCCTTCTCCCGCCGGTCCGATCCCGATTCCCTATCCGAATATCGGGATGGCTTCGAACACCAGCGGCGGTCCCTCGAAGGTCAAAACCGACGGACAGATGCCGATGGTCAAGGGATCGAAATATTCGATGACCAGCGGGGACGAAGCCGGATCGGCGGGCGGGGTGATGAGCAGCTCGATCAAGGGAGAAGCGGAGTTCATGATGTATTCGTTCGACGTGAAGTTTGAAGGGAAAAACGCCTGTCGAATGGGAGATCCGTTGTTCCATAACAAGAAAAATATTATGGGATAG
- a CDS encoding DUF6484 domain-containing protein, whose protein sequence is MAKQELYRESAEVLHNQYLSPRIGRLAPPGPAGEVLVEYEGSTKVARSVSGISRSELAKPENRGRDVLLLFEVGDPNRPIIIGLMEDPLDRLVSMEVAPKPADTPKEVVVDGKRVTIEAEEEVVLKCGAGSITLRKDGKIIIKGTHLLSRSSGPNRIKGGSVNIN, encoded by the coding sequence ATGGCGAAACAGGAGTTATACCGAGAGAGCGCGGAGGTGCTGCACAATCAGTACCTTTCCCCGCGCATCGGACGGCTTGCCCCCCCCGGTCCGGCGGGAGAAGTGCTGGTGGAATACGAGGGGAGCACGAAGGTCGCCCGGTCGGTTTCAGGGATCAGTCGAAGCGAGTTGGCCAAGCCGGAGAACCGCGGCCGCGACGTCCTCCTCCTCTTCGAGGTCGGAGATCCGAACCGGCCGATCATCATCGGTTTGATGGAGGACCCCCTCGACCGCCTCGTCTCGATGGAGGTTGCCCCGAAACCGGCCGACACGCCGAAAGAGGTCGTCGTCGACGGAAAACGGGTGACGATCGAGGCCGAGGAAGAAGTTGTCCTGAAATGCGGCGCCGGGAGCATCACGCTTCGGAAAGATGGGAAGATCATTATCAAAGGAACGCATCTCCTCTCCCGGTCATCCGGGCCGAACAGAATCAAGGGGGGAAGCGTCAACATCAACTAA
- a CDS encoding helix-turn-helix domain-containing protein → MSSNYIHEANAEYRRIRKRVPLGVLHSEEEYKNAVAVLDEIIDEIGQNENHPLAEMAEALALFIHSYEEAHFSLPESFGPEILKNLMEEHRLKQSDLPEIGSQGVVSEILSGKRELNVRQIAKLAERFGVSPAAFIPAPPDKKRKLTPGKK, encoded by the coding sequence ATGTCCTCAAATTACATCCATGAGGCAAACGCCGAATATCGCCGGATTCGGAAACGGGTTCCCCTTGGCGTGCTGCATTCAGAGGAAGAGTACAAAAATGCCGTTGCCGTCCTCGACGAAATCATCGACGAAATCGGCCAAAACGAGAATCATCCCCTGGCGGAGATGGCCGAGGCATTGGCCTTGTTCATCCACTCCTATGAAGAGGCCCATTTTTCCCTTCCCGAATCATTCGGACCGGAAATCCTCAAAAATCTGATGGAGGAGCATCGGCTCAAGCAGTCCGACCTGCCTGAGATCGGAAGCCAAGGGGTCGTCTCGGAAATCCTTTCCGGCAAGCGCGAACTGAACGTCCGCCAAATCGCCAAACTCGCGGAGCGCTTCGGGGTTTCACCGGCCGCGTTCATTCCGGCTCCGCCGGACAAAAAGAGAAAACTCACCCCGGGAAAAAAGTGA
- a CDS encoding response regulator, with amino-acid sequence MKRILVIENESIIRNFLSSLLSRFGYAVTQAQSGSEGLEKINEGGFDGIFLDIHLNDMSGKDLYHHLKDHSADLARRIVFVTGDLRNPKTESFVKETGNLCLEKPFTLGEVKTLLNQFFQQKIPCG; translated from the coding sequence ATGAAGCGGATTTTGGTGATCGAGAACGAGTCAATTATCCGGAACTTTCTATCCAGCCTTTTGAGCCGTTTCGGTTACGCCGTCACACAAGCCCAGTCGGGAAGCGAGGGGCTGGAAAAGATCAATGAGGGGGGATTTGACGGGATCTTTCTGGATATCCATCTAAACGACATGAGCGGAAAAGACCTTTATCATCATCTGAAAGATCACTCGGCGGACCTCGCCCGGCGGATCGTATTCGTCACGGGCGACCTGAGAAATCCCAAAACAGAATCGTTCGTCAAAGAAACGGGAAACCTCTGCCTTGAGAAGCCTTTTACCCTTGGCGAAGTAAAGACCCTTCTGAATCAATTCTTCCAGCAGAAAATCCCATGCGGATAA
- the floA gene encoding flotillin-like protein FloA (flotillin-like protein involved in membrane lipid rafts) — translation MNGLETGIAGGFVFLILALFVLFFLLYLVPIPLWIAAWASGAYVGLFTLIGMRLRRVPPGTVVTARISAVKAGLDLPLNDLEAHYLAGGNVVRLVNAMISADKANIALPFKRAAAIDLAGRDVLEAVKMSVIPKVIETPKIAAVAKDGIQLMAISRVTVRTNIDRLVGGAGEETIIARVGEGMVSTIGSAATHKNVLENPDHISKHILSKGLDAGTAYEILSIDIADVDVGENIGAKLQIDQADADKQIAQAKAEERRAMAVALEQEMRARVVEAEAEVPRAMAEAFRQGNLGVMDYYRMKNLQADTSMRDAISETGEPPAEGPKKEGPR, via the coding sequence ATGAACGGACTTGAGACCGGAATCGCCGGAGGGTTTGTCTTCCTCATCCTCGCGCTCTTTGTTTTGTTTTTTCTTTTATATCTGGTTCCAATTCCGCTCTGGATCGCGGCCTGGGCGTCGGGCGCCTACGTGGGGCTCTTTACCCTGATCGGCATGCGCCTGAGGCGGGTGCCCCCCGGCACGGTCGTCACGGCGCGGATCAGCGCGGTGAAGGCGGGGCTCGATCTCCCCCTCAACGACCTGGAGGCGCACTATCTGGCGGGCGGGAACGTCGTGCGGCTGGTGAACGCGATGATCTCCGCCGACAAGGCCAACATCGCGCTCCCCTTCAAGCGGGCGGCCGCCATCGATCTGGCCGGACGGGACGTGCTGGAAGCGGTGAAGATGTCGGTCATCCCGAAGGTCATCGAGACGCCGAAGATCGCCGCCGTCGCGAAAGACGGAATCCAGCTGATGGCGATCTCCCGGGTAACCGTCCGGACGAACATCGACCGGCTGGTCGGAGGGGCCGGGGAAGAGACGATCATCGCGCGGGTCGGCGAGGGGATGGTGAGCACCATCGGCTCCGCGGCGACGCACAAGAATGTGCTTGAGAATCCCGACCATATTTCCAAGCATATCCTGAGCAAAGGGCTCGACGCGGGGACCGCCTACGAGATCCTCTCCATCGACATCGCCGACGTCGATGTCGGAGAAAACATCGGGGCCAAGCTACAGATCGACCAGGCGGACGCCGACAAACAGATCGCCCAGGCCAAGGCGGAGGAGCGGCGGGCGATGGCGGTGGCGCTGGAGCAGGAGATGCGGGCGCGGGTCGTGGAGGCCGAGGCCGAGGTGCCGCGCGCCATGGCCGAGGCCTTCCGCCAGGGGAACCTCGGGGTGATGGACTACTACCGGATGAAAAATCTGCAGGCCGACACGTCGATGCGCGACGCCATTTCGGAAACGGGAGAGCCTCCGGCCGAAGGGCCGAAGAAGGAGGGTCCCCGATGA
- a CDS encoding TIGR02270 family protein, with product MILLDILEEHLEEADFLFQQRTNALADRAYDLDGLAELEERLLAHLDGLVLGGKEAWALLEPKLAGGALGEVFAAAFVALESGDPARIELLQKTFGGAEGPVLDGIRHALRHTSSPEIEKIVRPLLDNEKGAVRAAAIDVISFRRMSLETGLLQAGLREKDPLVASAAANAVGRLRIAGLKYEVEAALESDAVPVRLEAIRAGLLLKSEKALSRCRKAVQERGEEGGEAILLLGLLGHPEDGPRLVNALGEAALARNAVMSLGLLGRAAGIDALIQCAADPKLARLAGEAIRTMTGVDLEKENLVAPKAEADAKPEAEDEFEDGPDEGLPIPDPVKLEGWWRKSISRFDKKTRYRKGQPYSPQRLIELLHTGTLPERHHAALELALIDPSRPPFETQAFAARQRKETAGLK from the coding sequence ATGATCCTCCTCGACATCCTTGAAGAACATCTTGAAGAAGCCGACTTTCTTTTTCAGCAGCGGACGAATGCGCTTGCCGATCGAGCCTACGACCTCGACGGCTTAGCCGAGCTCGAAGAACGGCTGCTGGCGCATCTCGACGGTTTGGTTCTCGGAGGGAAAGAAGCCTGGGCGCTCCTGGAGCCGAAGCTTGCCGGCGGCGCGTTAGGGGAAGTTTTCGCGGCGGCCTTCGTGGCGCTGGAGTCGGGCGATCCGGCGCGGATCGAATTGCTCCAGAAGACATTCGGCGGGGCGGAGGGGCCGGTATTAGACGGAATCCGCCACGCCCTTCGGCATACCTCCTCTCCCGAGATCGAAAAGATCGTTCGGCCTCTGCTCGACAACGAAAAGGGAGCGGTTCGCGCGGCGGCGATCGATGTGATCAGCTTCCGCAGGATGTCCCTCGAAACCGGTCTTCTTCAAGCTGGATTGCGGGAGAAAGATCCGCTCGTCGCTTCCGCCGCGGCGAATGCGGTCGGGAGGCTTCGAATCGCCGGCCTGAAATATGAGGTGGAGGCGGCGTTGGAGAGCGATGCCGTCCCGGTTCGTCTGGAGGCGATCCGGGCGGGGCTTCTCTTGAAGAGCGAGAAGGCATTGAGCCGCTGTCGAAAAGCGGTTCAGGAACGGGGTGAAGAGGGAGGGGAGGCGATCCTCCTCCTGGGTCTCCTGGGTCATCCCGAAGATGGACCGCGCCTCGTGAATGCGTTGGGAGAAGCGGCCCTCGCTCGAAATGCGGTCATGTCGCTCGGTCTTCTCGGTCGCGCCGCGGGGATCGATGCGTTGATTCAATGCGCGGCCGATCCGAAGCTTGCGCGTTTGGCGGGGGAGGCGATTCGGACAATGACCGGCGTCGATTTGGAGAAAGAGAACCTTGTCGCGCCAAAAGCGGAAGCCGATGCGAAACCTGAAGCAGAGGACGAATTCGAAGATGGTCCCGATGAGGGCCTTCCGATCCCCGATCCGGTGAAGTTGGAGGGATGGTGGCGGAAGAGCATATCCCGATTCGATAAGAAGACCCGGTACCGAAAAGGCCAGCCTTACAGCCCACAAAGGTTGATCGAACTTCTCCACACCGGCACGCTCCCCGAGCGCCATCACGCCGCGCTGGAATTGGCCTTGATCGATCCGTCTCGTCCCCCTTTCGAGACGCAGGCCTTTGCGGCGCGTCAACGGAAAGAGACGGCGGGCTTAAAATAA
- a CDS encoding NfeD family protein, protein MTTIPEKEMNRACLPLKAAMDERPSEISRAGQGSRRRRARLPQWRAILFGLLALLIPGEPLGQPSPAENGRPVVYLAPIEGIIDLGLAPFVNRVLEEAAGAEAAAVIFEINTFGGRVDAAVVIRDALLNAPIQTVAFINKRAISAGALISLAAEKIAMADGGTIGAATPVQVGQPGAPAQPVEEKTVSYVRKEFRATAESRKRPLLVAEAMVDADVEIPGIIEKGKLLTLTTEEAMEHGVADFRANTLESVLEQLELPGAEVKRATPNWAERLVRLLTHPVLSSLLITVAMLGIILELRTPGFGIPGGLGIASLALFFWGHWLVQLAGWEEILLVVSGLVLLVMEIFVIPGFGVAGVLGIAALLGGLSLSVIGAGATWAFILKAVGRVVFSLFIALGASLLLLRLLPRLPFGRRLILETGLGAGEGYTSAPESDRGWLGKKGIALSPLRPAGIAEIEEERVDVVSDGELIEAGQPIKVIRVDGNRIVVRRLRTSTERSEHERT, encoded by the coding sequence TTGACGACCATTCCTGAAAAAGAGATGAATCGGGCCTGCCTGCCGCTGAAGGCTGCGATGGATGAACGACCTTCGGAGATAAGCCGCGCCGGGCAGGGGTCGCGCCGGCGCCGAGCCCGACTCCCGCAATGGCGGGCGATCTTGTTCGGACTGCTCGCCCTGCTCATCCCGGGCGAGCCGTTGGGGCAACCCTCCCCTGCCGAGAACGGGCGTCCGGTGGTCTATCTGGCGCCGATCGAAGGGATCATCGACCTCGGCCTCGCCCCATTCGTCAACCGCGTCCTCGAAGAAGCGGCCGGCGCGGAGGCCGCCGCCGTCATCTTCGAGATCAACACCTTCGGGGGACGGGTCGACGCGGCGGTGGTGATCCGCGACGCGCTCCTGAACGCCCCGATTCAAACGGTCGCCTTCATCAACAAGAGAGCGATCTCCGCCGGCGCCCTCATCAGCCTCGCCGCCGAAAAAATCGCCATGGCCGACGGCGGAACGATCGGAGCGGCCACCCCCGTCCAAGTGGGACAGCCGGGCGCCCCCGCGCAGCCGGTGGAAGAGAAGACGGTCTCCTACGTCCGAAAAGAGTTCCGGGCGACCGCCGAGAGCCGCAAGCGCCCCCTCCTCGTGGCCGAGGCGATGGTCGACGCCGACGTCGAGATCCCGGGCATCATCGAAAAAGGGAAGCTCCTTACCCTGACGACCGAGGAAGCCATGGAGCATGGTGTGGCCGATTTCCGCGCCAACACCCTGGAGAGCGTCCTGGAACAGTTGGAACTCCCGGGCGCGGAGGTAAAGCGGGCGACGCCGAATTGGGCCGAAAGATTGGTCCGCCTCCTCACCCATCCGGTCCTAAGCTCCCTCCTCATCACCGTGGCGATGCTCGGGATCATCCTGGAGCTTCGAACCCCCGGCTTCGGCATCCCCGGCGGCCTTGGGATCGCGAGCCTGGCCCTCTTTTTTTGGGGCCACTGGCTGGTTCAACTGGCCGGCTGGGAAGAGATCCTCCTGGTGGTGTCGGGTCTCGTGCTCCTGGTGATGGAGATCTTTGTCATCCCCGGCTTCGGCGTCGCCGGCGTCCTCGGCATCGCCGCCCTTCTCGGAGGGCTCAGTCTGAGCGTGATCGGCGCGGGGGCCACCTGGGCCTTTATCCTCAAAGCGGTCGGCCGCGTCGTCTTCTCCCTATTCATCGCATTGGGCGCAAGTCTTCTCCTGCTCCGCCTGCTGCCGCGCCTCCCCTTCGGGCGGCGGCTGATTCTGGAAACGGGGCTGGGGGCGGGTGAAGGATACACCTCCGCCCCCGAGAGCGACCGGGGCTGGCTGGGGAAAAAGGGAATCGCCCTCTCCCCGCTTCGGCCGGCGGGGATTGCCGAGATCGAAGAGGAGCGGGTCGACGTCGTCTCCGACGGGGAGCTGATTGAAGCCGGCCAGCCGATCAAAGTGATTCGCGTCGACGGCAACCGCATCGTCGTCCGGAGATTGCGCACATCAACCGAAAGGAGTGAACATGAACGGACTTGA